Proteins encoded within one genomic window of Deinococcus sedimenti:
- a CDS encoding ABC transporter ATP-binding protein, producing MIEVQGYTKRYGRHEAVSNLSFTVQPGAVFGLLGSNGAGKTTTIRALVGLTRPSSGTVRVAGFDVWRDPVKAKAAFGYIPDRPYLYGKLTARELLRFVGQLYQVPDADSEIDRWLEFFRLTDFGNELIETYSHGMRQKVAIIAALLPDPPVLIVDEPMVGLDPHAARQVRDLFRSHADRGRTVLLTTHSLPVAEAVCDRLVVLDRGKVLGEGSMDDLRARTGTEAGGVHGDSLERIFFRLLEDELEEQRRAREEAGVGA from the coding sequence ATGATCGAGGTGCAGGGGTACACCAAGCGCTACGGGCGGCACGAGGCCGTCAGCAACCTGTCGTTCACGGTGCAGCCCGGTGCGGTGTTCGGCCTGCTGGGCAGCAACGGGGCGGGGAAGACCACCACCATCCGCGCGCTGGTGGGTCTGACCCGCCCGAGCAGCGGCACGGTGCGCGTGGCGGGCTTCGACGTGTGGCGCGACCCGGTCAAGGCCAAGGCGGCGTTCGGGTACATCCCGGACCGCCCGTACCTGTACGGCAAACTGACGGCGCGGGAACTGCTGCGCTTCGTGGGGCAGCTGTATCAGGTGCCGGACGCGGACAGCGAGATCGACCGCTGGCTGGAGTTCTTCCGCCTGACCGACTTCGGCAACGAGCTGATCGAGACGTACTCGCACGGCATGCGGCAGAAGGTGGCGATCATCGCCGCGCTACTGCCCGACCCGCCCGTGCTGATCGTGGACGAGCCGATGGTGGGGCTCGACCCGCACGCGGCGCGGCAGGTGCGCGACCTGTTCCGCTCGCACGCCGACCGGGGCCGCACGGTGCTGCTGACGACCCACTCGCTGCCCGTGGCGGAGGCCGTCTGCGACCGCCTCGTGGTGCTGGACCGGGGTAAGGTGCTCGGCGAGGGCAGCATGGACGACCTGCGCGCCCGTACCGGCACCGAGGCCGGGGGCGTGCACGGCGACAGCCTGGAACGCATCTTCTTCCGCCTGCTGGAGGACGAACTGGAGGAACAACGCCGCGCCCGCGAGGAAGCCGGGGTGGGCGCTTGA